One window from the genome of Deinococcus sp. NW-56 encodes:
- a CDS encoding aminoglycoside phosphotransferase family protein has product MTDAPVRLHADEIETNTGLVRRLLAAQFPGWADLPVRVFASAGSDNAIYRLGDDLAVRLPRMPEAAGQVEKELAWLPRLAPHLPLGVPMPLALGQPGEGYPLTWGVYRWLPGEPAFWENLTDPPQAARDLAGFIRALQGLDTAGGPVADPISGERGAPLLSRDAFTRENITQLPDDLDRVALTSAWEAALRVPVWDDAPVWIHGDLKSDNLLAENGRLSAVIDFGALRVGDPACELAVAWNWLDAESRPVFREAVACDGATWARGRGWALSIAAAEIPYYLHTNPAMVARSRYALSQVLLDSPTR; this is encoded by the coding sequence ATGACAGACGCTCCGGTCCGCCTCCACGCCGACGAGATCGAGACGAATACGGGGCTGGTGCGGCGCCTGCTCGCCGCCCAGTTTCCGGGGTGGGCAGACCTGCCCGTGCGCGTGTTCGCCTCGGCGGGCAGCGACAACGCGATTTACCGTCTGGGCGACGACCTCGCTGTGCGCCTCCCCCGCATGCCCGAGGCGGCTGGACAGGTGGAAAAGGAGCTGGCGTGGCTGCCGAGACTCGCGCCGCACCTCCCGCTGGGGGTCCCTATGCCGCTAGCCCTGGGTCAGCCAGGCGAGGGCTACCCCCTGACGTGGGGCGTATACCGCTGGCTGCCCGGCGAACCCGCGTTCTGGGAAAACCTGACCGACCCTCCACAGGCGGCACGGGACCTGGCGGGCTTTATCCGGGCGCTGCAAGGGCTGGACACCGCAGGTGGCCCGGTGGCAGACCCAATCAGCGGGGAGCGCGGTGCTCCGCTCCTGAGCCGCGACGCCTTCACCCGCGAGAACATCACCCAGTTGCCCGACGATCTGGACCGGGTGGCGCTCACCTCGGCGTGGGAGGCCGCGCTCCGAGTCCCGGTCTGGGACGATGCCCCCGTCTGGATTCACGGCGATCTGAAGTCCGACAACCTGCTGGCCGAGAATGGACGACTCAGCGCCGTGATCGACTTCGGGGCGCTGCGGGTGGGCGACCCGGCGTGCGAGCTGGCGGTGGCGTGGAACTGGCTGGATGCCGAATCGCGGCCGGTGTTCCGCGAGGCTGTGGCCTGCGACGGGGCGACCTGGGCGAGGGGACGCGGGTGGGCACTCTCCATCGCCGCCGCCGAGATTCCCTATTACCTCCACACCAACCCGGCGATGGTGGCGCGGTCGCGCTACGCGCTGTCGCAGGTGCTGCTCGACTCTCCCACGCGGTAG
- the murJ gene encoding murein biosynthesis integral membrane protein MurJ, which produces MAGTLGSRLSGIVRQQIINLFDATLTDAFTVAVRVPNLLRELLAEGALVNSFIPVYKTLDTVDRKKLAQAFSGVLIAVNLLLMALGIFAAPWIVDLLTAANSNVDPALATYMTRLVMPFLMLISLSAVAMGLLNADEHFKESSFAPVAFNLASIVALLLLPDTATWLAFGWLIGGVAQLVVQLPALSRFGVLPTPALRGHPALGRVLRQMAPFTLTAGARQFLNVYVTRLLTNSSQFPVGTQTGYANAEALFTMANGLFVVSPVLALFPRFSQYAADRDWAAFRALTVQGLRTTTFFAAPMSALLVALAPYAVSLFNLSRDFEAPKFAAGSGILTGWALALVPWAVVTVLLRTFYARERTREAVVVSAVGFVLEVGLYNLLVPRLDFLGFGLSTAISGVLMAGALVLMYRRALGFPSREVAAHLLRVVPLAAAAGLAAWLVSLVMPEPGFIVPGVIGLTLAGGVGLAVYLAGALALRLPEVAGVLRRLGR; this is translated from the coding sequence ATGGCGGGGACGCTGGGGTCAAGGCTCTCGGGCATCGTGCGGCAGCAGATCATCAACCTGTTCGACGCGACCCTCACCGACGCCTTCACGGTCGCGGTGCGGGTGCCCAACCTGTTGCGGGAACTGCTGGCGGAGGGGGCGCTCGTCAACTCCTTCATTCCGGTGTACAAGACGCTGGACACCGTCGACCGCAAGAAGCTGGCGCAGGCCTTCAGCGGCGTGCTGATCGCGGTGAACCTGCTGCTGATGGCGCTGGGCATCTTCGCGGCCCCGTGGATCGTGGACCTGCTGACCGCCGCGAACTCCAACGTGGACCCGGCGCTGGCGACCTACATGACCCGGCTGGTGATGCCTTTCCTGATGCTGATCAGCCTCTCGGCGGTGGCGATGGGCCTCCTGAACGCCGACGAGCATTTCAAGGAAAGCAGCTTCGCGCCCGTGGCCTTCAACCTCGCCTCCATCGTCGCGCTGCTGCTGTTGCCCGATACGGCGACGTGGTTGGCCTTCGGGTGGCTGATCGGCGGAGTGGCGCAACTTGTGGTGCAGCTTCCGGCGCTCTCGCGCTTCGGGGTGCTGCCCACGCCCGCGCTGCGCGGCCACCCGGCGCTGGGGCGGGTGCTGCGACAGATGGCCCCCTTCACGCTGACGGCGGGGGCGCGGCAGTTCCTGAACGTCTACGTGACCCGGTTGCTCACCAACAGCAGCCAGTTTCCGGTAGGGACCCAGACGGGCTACGCCAACGCGGAGGCCCTCTTCACGATGGCGAACGGCCTCTTTGTGGTGTCGCCCGTGCTCGCCCTCTTTCCGCGCTTCTCGCAGTACGCCGCCGACCGGGACTGGGCAGCCTTCCGGGCGCTGACGGTGCAGGGCCTGCGGACCACCACCTTCTTTGCCGCGCCCATGAGTGCGCTCCTCGTCGCGCTGGCCCCCTACGCCGTGAGCCTCTTCAACCTCAGCCGGGATTTCGAGGCCCCCAAGTTCGCGGCGGGGTCGGGCATCCTAACCGGGTGGGCGCTGGCGCTGGTGCCCTGGGCGGTCGTGACCGTGCTGCTGCGGACCTTCTACGCCCGCGAGCGCACCCGCGAGGCCGTGGTCGTCAGCGCCGTGGGCTTCGTGCTGGAAGTCGGGCTGTACAACCTGCTGGTGCCCCGGCTGGATTTCCTGGGATTTGGCCTGAGTACGGCGATCAGCGGCGTGCTGATGGCGGGAGCGCTGGTACTCATGTACCGCCGCGCCCTGGGCTTCCCCTCGCGGGAGGTCGCCGCGCACCTGCTGCGGGTGGTGCCGCTCGCTGCCGCCGCTGGACTGGCCGCGTGGCTGGTGTCTCTGGTGATGCCCGAGCCCGGCTTTATCGTGCCCGGCGTGATCGGTCTGACGTTGGCCGGGGGTGTGGGGCTGGCCGTCTACCTCGCCGGAGCGCTGGCCCTGCGGCTGCCGGAGGTGGCGGGGGTGCTGCGGCGACTGGGGCGGTGA
- a CDS encoding YdcF family protein: MRDRGSTASLLPLLVLLGLVLGFLLLPRVPTPVKAPYPTVVVLGAAQYAGTPSPAFARRLDHALALYRAGGVRRVVVTGGRRPGDPHSEGEVGVRYLRAAGVPASALVAETASRTTVENLRGARALLPPATPLTLVTDPAHTPRALGLAHALGVTANASPSPLSRPPAGRYLLRERLALVGYAVVGVR; encoded by the coding sequence ATGCGTGACCGGGGGTCCACCGCTTCGCTGCTGCCGCTGCTGGTGCTGCTCGGCCTGGTTCTCGGCTTCCTGCTCCTTCCCCGCGTTCCGACCCCGGTGAAAGCGCCCTACCCGACCGTCGTGGTTCTCGGGGCCGCGCAGTACGCGGGCACACCCAGCCCGGCCTTTGCCCGGCGACTGGACCACGCCCTCGCGCTCTACCGGGCGGGTGGAGTGCGCCGCGTCGTGGTGACGGGCGGACGGCGGCCCGGCGACCCCCACTCGGAGGGCGAGGTCGGGGTGCGGTACCTGCGGGCGGCGGGGGTTCCGGCCTCGGCCCTGGTCGCGGAGACGGCCAGCCGCACCACCGTCGAGAACCTGCGCGGCGCCCGTGCCCTGTTGCCCCCTGCCACGCCGCTGACCCTGGTGACTGACCCAGCGCACACGCCCCGCGCCCTGGGCCTGGCGCACGCCCTGGGCGTCACCGCCAACGCCAGCCCCAGCCCGCTGAGTCGGCCCCCCGCCGGGCGCTACCTGCTGCGGGAGCGGCTGGCTTTGGTGGGGTATGCGGTGGTGGGGGTGCGATAG
- the topA gene encoding type I DNA topoisomerase, which yields MPRTLVIVESPAKARTIEKYLGKGYAVESSIGHIRDLPKSAADIPEKYKGKAWARLGLDVEHDFRPLYVVAPEKRQHVARLKKLAAEADEIILATDDDREGESIAWHLYQELKPKVPVRRMVFHEITKEAIQQAIQNPRDIDTNLVEAQEARRALDRLYGYEVSPVLWKKVAPKLSAGRVQSVATRMLVERERERMRFVSAVWWDLVVTGRTAAGATFPARLTDVDGVRLATGKDFDPLTGRLRDGAGVRLLDEAAARALADGLTGQPLRVTSAEEKPFTQRPYAPFITSTLQQEGSRKLGFAATRTMRAAQRLYEGGYITYMRTDSTNLSTEAVTAARTQVRAMYGQDYLSPQPRVYAKKAKNAQEAHEAIRPAGSSFRTPDSLRGELSGDEWRLYDLIWKRTVACQMADARGRSLRVKLAGTATTGEAVGLSASGRTIDFPGFLRAYVEGSDDPAAALEDRETPLPPLKEGERVTAESVKAEDHETQPPARYTEASLVQALEGAGIGRPSTYASILHTIQERGYAVKKGQALIPTWTAFATSALLEGHFGNLVDYDFTARMEEALDDIAGGRAQRVPYLRRFYLGEGGEGMALRPLIDSKMGEIDARGIATIQVPRLAGSGIEVRVGRYGAYMQRGEEKVNLPDDLLPDDLTLEKAEDLFSRPTGDRVLGEDPATGHPVVARAGRYGPYVTLGDETPPIRSASLFPGDDPATITLERALRLLSLPRLVGVAEGEEIWAQNGKFGPYLKRGNDSRSLATHEQLFTVTLPEAEAIFMQPRFRGKGVAAAPLRTFEYGGDRAPILLKSGRFGPYLTDGERNATLRKGEDEASLTAERALEILEERGKEPKKKPGTRAARTGARAGAKTGTAKKAAPRKAASGTATRKTTGKATASKTAAKKSTTKAAAPKAPALTWADLKPHLGVLSDTERALVTATRDQGRKVEDVAPELGLDVKKAKGMALQASKKLNQAARGG from the coding sequence ATGCCCAGAACCCTCGTGATCGTCGAGTCGCCCGCCAAGGCGAGAACCATCGAGAAGTACCTCGGAAAGGGGTACGCGGTGGAGTCCTCCATCGGGCATATCCGCGACCTGCCCAAGAGCGCCGCCGACATCCCCGAGAAGTACAAGGGCAAGGCCTGGGCGCGGCTCGGGCTGGATGTGGAGCATGACTTCCGGCCCCTGTACGTCGTCGCGCCGGAAAAGCGGCAGCATGTCGCCCGCCTGAAAAAACTGGCCGCCGAGGCCGACGAGATCATCCTGGCGACCGACGACGACCGCGAGGGCGAGAGCATCGCCTGGCACCTGTATCAGGAACTCAAGCCCAAGGTCCCGGTGCGCCGGATGGTCTTCCACGAGATCACCAAGGAAGCCATTCAGCAGGCGATCCAGAACCCGCGCGACATCGACACCAACCTCGTGGAGGCGCAGGAGGCCCGCCGGGCGCTGGACCGCCTGTACGGGTACGAGGTCAGCCCGGTCCTGTGGAAGAAGGTCGCGCCCAAGCTCAGCGCGGGCCGCGTGCAGTCGGTGGCGACCCGGATGCTCGTCGAGCGCGAGCGCGAGCGGATGCGCTTCGTGAGCGCGGTGTGGTGGGACCTCGTGGTGACGGGGCGCACGGCGGCGGGGGCCACCTTCCCGGCCCGCCTCACCGACGTGGACGGGGTGCGGCTGGCGACGGGCAAGGACTTTGACCCCCTCACCGGGCGGCTGAGGGACGGCGCGGGCGTGCGCCTGCTGGACGAGGCGGCGGCCCGCGCCCTCGCGGACGGCCTGACCGGGCAGCCCCTCCGGGTGACCTCGGCCGAGGAGAAGCCCTTTACCCAGCGGCCCTACGCGCCCTTTATCACCTCCACGTTGCAGCAGGAGGGGAGCCGCAAGCTGGGCTTTGCGGCCACCCGGACGATGCGGGCGGCGCAGCGGCTCTACGAGGGCGGGTACATCACCTACATGCGCACCGACTCCACCAACCTCTCGACCGAGGCGGTGACAGCGGCCCGCACCCAGGTGAGGGCGATGTACGGCCAGGACTACCTCTCGCCCCAGCCGCGCGTGTACGCCAAGAAGGCCAAGAACGCGCAGGAGGCGCACGAGGCGATCCGGCCCGCTGGGTCCAGCTTCCGCACACCCGACAGCCTGCGCGGGGAATTGTCGGGCGACGAGTGGCGCCTCTACGACCTGATCTGGAAGCGCACGGTGGCCTGCCAGATGGCCGACGCGCGGGGCCGCAGCCTGCGGGTAAAGCTCGCGGGAACAGCGACGACGGGCGAGGCAGTAGGTCTGAGCGCCTCGGGCCGCACCATCGACTTTCCCGGCTTCCTGCGGGCCTACGTGGAGGGAAGCGACGACCCCGCCGCCGCCCTGGAGGACCGCGAGACGCCGTTGCCCCCGCTGAAGGAAGGCGAGCGCGTCACCGCCGAGTCGGTGAAGGCCGAGGACCACGAGACGCAGCCCCCCGCCCGCTATACCGAGGCCTCGCTGGTGCAGGCGCTGGAGGGCGCGGGGATCGGGCGCCCCAGTACCTACGCGAGCATCCTGCACACCATTCAGGAGCGCGGCTACGCGGTCAAGAAGGGGCAGGCGCTCATTCCCACCTGGACGGCCTTCGCCACCTCCGCGCTGCTGGAGGGGCATTTCGGGAATCTGGTGGACTACGACTTCACCGCCCGGATGGAGGAGGCCCTCGACGACATCGCGGGCGGGCGGGCGCAGCGGGTGCCGTACCTGCGGCGCTTCTACCTGGGCGAGGGCGGCGAGGGGATGGCCCTGCGGCCCCTCATCGACTCCAAGATGGGTGAGATCGACGCGCGGGGCATCGCCACCATCCAGGTGCCCCGGCTCGCGGGGAGCGGGATCGAGGTCCGGGTGGGCCGCTACGGGGCTTACATGCAGCGCGGTGAGGAGAAGGTCAACCTCCCCGACGATCTGCTGCCCGACGACCTGACGCTGGAAAAGGCCGAGGACCTGTTCAGCCGCCCCACCGGGGACCGCGTGCTGGGCGAGGACCCCGCGACCGGGCACCCAGTAGTGGCGCGGGCCGGGCGCTACGGCCCCTACGTGACGCTGGGGGATGAAACGCCGCCCATCCGCTCGGCCAGCCTCTTTCCCGGCGATGACCCCGCCACCATTACGCTGGAGCGGGCGCTGCGGCTGCTGAGCCTGCCCCGGCTGGTCGGCGTGGCGGAGGGCGAGGAGATCTGGGCGCAGAACGGCAAGTTTGGGCCGTACCTCAAGCGCGGGAACGACTCGCGCAGCCTCGCCACACACGAGCAACTGTTCACCGTGACGCTGCCCGAGGCCGAGGCGATCTTCATGCAGCCGCGTTTCCGGGGCAAGGGAGTCGCCGCCGCGCCGCTGCGAACCTTCGAGTACGGGGGGGACCGCGCCCCCATCCTGCTGAAGTCGGGTCGCTTCGGGCCGTACCTCACCGACGGCGAGCGCAACGCTACCCTCCGCAAGGGCGAGGACGAGGCCAGTCTGACCGCCGAACGTGCGCTGGAGATTCTGGAGGAGCGCGGCAAGGAGCCAAAGAAGAAGCCGGGGACGCGGGCGGCCCGAACCGGGGCGAGGGCCGGGGCCAAGACGGGCACGGCGAAGAAGGCGGCACCCCGCAAGGCGGCCTCGGGCACCGCGACCCGCAAGACAACGGGGAAAGCCACGGCCAGCAAGACCGCCGCGAAGAAGTCCACGACGAAAGCGGCTGCACCCAAAGCTCCCGCCCTCACTTGGGCCGATCTGAAACCGCACCTCGGCGTCCTGAGCGACACCGAGCGGGCGCTTGTCACCGCCACGCGCGACCAGGGGCGCAAGGTGGAAGACGTGGCCCCGGAACTCGGCCTGGACGTGAAAAAGGCCAAGGGCATGGCCCTGCAAGCCAGCAAGAAGCTCAACCAGGCGGCACGGGGAGGCTGA